From Schistocerca cancellata isolate TAMUIC-IGC-003103 chromosome 6, iqSchCanc2.1, whole genome shotgun sequence, a single genomic window includes:
- the LOC126191106 gene encoding CAAX prenyl protease 1 homolog produces the protein MFTEEQKIFYGILTFMIVEFLWELYLSIRQHHVYEHAVRVPNELKDILTHETYEKARIYGLDRCTFSIVKDIFGMVLSVAIMLFDGIPYFWDLSERIISAFGYSSHNEILQSVTFGFILYTFSTIINLPLVVYNTFVLEEKHGFNKQTVGFFVKDKLKSFAVSQVIFTPLLAAMVYIVQIGGKYFFLYLWMFSVVTSVFLLTIYPNYIAPLFDKYTPLPDGELKTKIEQLAASIDFPLYKLYVVEGSKRSTHSNAYFYGFFKNKRIVLFDTLLKDYTPENKSAGEDKSEEQEKSPTGEKKGCDNDEVLAVLGHELGHWKLNHILKNFVIAQLNLLFMFLVFGLMFKYDPMYRAFGFSTERPVIIGLMIVFQYIFSPYNAILGFLLTMLSRKFEFQADAFAKSLGKAKELQRALIKLNQDNLSFPVYDWLFSMWHHSHPPLLERLRAIEYNKTD, from the coding sequence ATGTTTACAGAAGAACAGAAGATATTTTATGGAATATTGACGTTTATGATCGTAGAGTTCTTGTGGGAATTGTACCTGTCTATAAGGCAGCACCATGTGTACGAACATGCTGTGAGAGTTCCAAATGAATTAAAAGACATATTGACACATGAAACGTACGAAAAGGCAAGGATTTATGGGTTGGACAGATGCACATTTAGCATTGTGAAGGACATATTCGGTATGGTATTATCTGTCGCAATTATGTTGTTCGATGGaataccttacttttgggatttgtCGGAAAGAATTATATCCGCTTTTGGTTACAGTTCTCATAATGAAATTTTGCAAAGTGTAACTTTTGGGTTCATTTTGTATACTTTCAGTACAATAATTAATCTCCCTTTGGTTGTTTACAATACCTTCGTATTAGAAGAGAAACATGGATTCAACAAGCAAACGGTTGGGTTTTTTGTGAAAGACAAGTTGAAGAGTTTTGCAGTGTCTCAAGTTATATTTACACCACTTCTTGCAGCCATGGTTTACATTGTTCAGATAGGTGGTAAATACTTCTTTTTATATTTGTGGATGTTTTCTGTTGTAACGAGTGTGTTTCTGTTAACGATTTATCCGAACTATATAGCACCACTCTTTGATAAATATACACCATTGCCTGATGGAGAACTTAAAACTAAAATAGAGCAACTGGCAGCAAGTATAGATTTTCCTTTGTATAAGTTGTACGTTGTGGAAGGTTCTAAACGATCAACTCACAGCAATGCGTATTTCTATGGGTTCTTCAAGAATAAAAGGATCGTACTTTTCGATACGTTATTGAAGGATTACACTCCTGAAAACAAGTCAGCAGGAGAAGACAAATCTGAAGAACAAGAAAAATCGCCTACTGGAGAAAAGAAGGGATGCGACAACGATGAAGTTCTAGCTGTTTTGGGGCATGAACTTGGACACTGGAAACTGAACCATATACTGAAGAACTTTGTCATAGCACAGCTGAACCTACTTTTCATGTTTCTTGTATTTGGACTAATGTTTAAGTATGATCCTATGTACCGTGCATTCGGGTTCTCGACTGAACGCCCCGTTATTATTGGGCTCATGATAGTATTTCAATACATATTTTCCCCTTATAATGCCATTCTGGGATTCCTGTTGACTATGTTAAGTCGAAAATTTGAATTTCAAGCAGATGCCTTTGCAAAGTCTTTGGGGAAAGCAAAGGAACTGCAACGCGCGTTAATTAAGTTGAATCAAGATAATTTAAGTTTCCCTGTTTATGACTGGTTGTTTTCCATGTGGCATCATTCTCATCCACCTCTTCTGGAAAGACTGAGAGCTATTGAATATAATAAGACTGATTAA